One genomic segment of Hymenobacter psoromatis includes these proteins:
- a CDS encoding o-succinylbenzoate synthase gives MLTLTYQRRALRFNFPARTSRGALTEHVAYYVGLRDTSRPTLTGWGEAAPLAGLSLDYSPGFEKTVADFCRQFNQEGHAALTVAEAADLVPPTLPALRFALETAVLDLDGGGQHQLYTNTFSQGRAGLPINGLVWMGDAPFMRAQIRQKLAAGYACLKVKIGSLDSATELALLAEIRAEADASQLMLRVDANGAFSPAEAPARLAALARFNIHSIEQPIAAGQWPALAVLCRTSPIPVALDEELIGLTDPARQEALLEEVRPPYLVLKPTLLGGHAATRRWIALAQARGIGWWITSALESNVGLNAVAQLTGEYAVGDFAQGLGTGQLYDNNLAAPLRIDAGTLHYDPAGTWENVG, from the coding sequence ATGCTGACTCTCACGTACCAGCGGCGGGCGCTGCGCTTCAACTTCCCGGCCCGCACTTCGCGCGGGGCGCTCACTGAGCACGTAGCTTATTACGTGGGCCTGCGTGATACCAGCCGGCCTACCCTCACTGGCTGGGGCGAAGCCGCACCGCTGGCAGGGCTTAGCCTCGACTATAGCCCTGGTTTTGAAAAAACTGTGGCGGATTTCTGCCGGCAGTTCAACCAGGAAGGGCACGCAGCCCTGACGGTAGCCGAGGCCGCCGACCTAGTGCCGCCTACCCTGCCCGCCCTGCGCTTCGCTCTCGAAACGGCCGTGCTCGACCTGGACGGTGGCGGTCAGCATCAGCTTTATACCAATACCTTTAGCCAGGGCCGCGCCGGCCTGCCCATCAACGGCCTCGTGTGGATGGGCGACGCGCCCTTCATGCGCGCCCAAATCCGGCAGAAGCTGGCCGCCGGCTACGCTTGCCTGAAAGTAAAAATCGGCAGCCTCGACTCTGCTACCGAGCTGGCTTTGCTGGCCGAAATCCGGGCCGAGGCCGATGCCTCCCAACTCATGCTGCGCGTCGATGCCAACGGGGCCTTTTCTCCCGCAGAAGCCCCGGCCCGGCTGGCGGCGCTGGCGCGGTTTAACATTCACTCCATCGAGCAGCCCATTGCGGCCGGGCAGTGGCCGGCGCTGGCGGTACTGTGCCGCACGTCGCCCATTCCGGTGGCGCTCGATGAGGAGTTAATCGGCCTCACCGACCCCGCCCGGCAGGAAGCTTTGCTGGAGGAAGTGCGCCCGCCCTACCTCGTGCTCAAGCCCACGCTGCTGGGCGGCCACGCCGCCACCCGCCGCTGGATAGCCCTGGCCCAAGCCCGCGGCATTGGCTGGTGGATAACCTCGGCCCTCGAATCCAACGTCGGCCTCAACGCCGTGGCTCAGCTCACGGGCGAGTACGCGGTCGGCGATTTTGCCCAGGGCCTGGGCACCGGCCAGCTCTACGACAATAACTTGGCCGCCCCCCTGCGCATCGACGCGGGCACTCTGCACTACGACCCCGCCGGCACCTGGGAAAACGTAGGCTAG
- a CDS encoding KGG domain-containing protein — protein sequence MNTFGVDSIIPLSMQPTPPKRPARRVGEKSRRGFAAMSPEQQRRIASEGGRASHESGRGHRFSSEEAREAGRKGGSISRRGPTKSK from the coding sequence ATGAATACGTTTGGCGTTGATTCCATCATCCCCCTTAGTATGCAGCCTACCCCGCCCAAACGCCCGGCCCGCCGGGTGGGTGAAAAAAGCCGCCGTGGCTTCGCGGCCATGTCGCCCGAGCAGCAGCGCCGCATCGCCAGCGAAGGCGGCCGCGCCTCGCACGAGAGTGGCCGCGGCCACCGCTTCTCCTCCGAAGAAGCCCGCGAAGCTGGCCGCAAAGGCGGTAGCATCAGCCGCCGGGGACCCACTAAAAGTAAGTAG
- the egtB gene encoding ergothioneine biosynthesis protein EgtB, translating to MSSTFASLSAPAVAEAAALPAHYQAVRAQSVALVQPLLPEDTVVQPSLDVSPPKWHLAHTTWFWETMLLQRFLPDYQLFHPDYAFLFNSYYNSLGSRVNRADRGTLSRPPLADVYRYRTYVDEHMACLLSQLADLPTAATELVELGLHHEQQHQELLATDIKYILSTNPLAPGYLSEEQLAGSREQFSSDNYSLPAATWLAVPGGIYAVGHQAEGFSFDNELPVHEVLIAPFELQNRLVTNGDFLQFIEAGGYRQFQFWLGEGWDLASREGWAAPLYWSPTANGQWQRYGPTGLVPLDLAAPVSHVSFYEADAYAQWAGARLPTEAEWEVAARHFGVTPAGGNWLETGHFDPLPLPADADPTQCHQLLGDCWEWTYSAYHPYPGYQRAAGALGEYNGKFMVNQLVLRGGSCATPESHIRLSYRNFFHADKRWQFTGLRLAR from the coding sequence ATGTCGTCAACTTTTGCTTCCTTATCTGCACCGGCCGTGGCCGAAGCTGCCGCGCTCCCGGCGCACTACCAGGCCGTGCGCGCCCAGTCGGTGGCGTTGGTGCAGCCCCTGCTGCCCGAAGACACCGTGGTGCAGCCCTCGCTCGACGTGAGCCCGCCCAAGTGGCACCTGGCCCACACCACCTGGTTTTGGGAAACGATGCTGCTCCAACGCTTTTTACCTGACTACCAGCTCTTTCACCCCGACTACGCCTTTCTGTTCAACTCGTACTACAACTCACTGGGCTCCAGAGTGAACCGGGCCGACCGCGGCACGCTCTCGCGCCCGCCGCTGGCCGACGTGTACCGCTACCGCACCTACGTGGATGAGCACATGGCCTGCCTCCTAAGTCAGCTAGCCGACCTACCCACCGCCGCCACCGAGCTGGTCGAGCTGGGCCTGCACCACGAGCAGCAGCACCAAGAATTACTGGCCACCGATATCAAATACATCCTCAGTACCAACCCACTGGCTCCCGGCTATTTAAGTGAGGAACAGTTAGCAGGGAGCAGGGAGCAATTTTCAAGTGATAATTACTCCCTGCCGGCAGCGACTTGGTTGGCGGTACCGGGCGGCATTTACGCGGTGGGGCACCAGGCAGAAGGTTTTTCGTTTGATAATGAACTGCCGGTGCACGAGGTATTAATCGCGCCGTTTGAGCTGCAAAACCGGCTCGTGACGAACGGCGATTTTCTGCAGTTTATCGAGGCGGGGGGCTACCGGCAGTTTCAGTTCTGGCTGGGCGAGGGCTGGGACCTGGCCAGCCGCGAGGGCTGGGCGGCCCCGCTCTACTGGTCGCCCACCGCTAACGGCCAGTGGCAGCGCTACGGCCCCACCGGCCTGGTACCGCTGGATTTGGCCGCGCCCGTTTCGCACGTCAGCTTTTACGAGGCCGATGCCTACGCGCAGTGGGCCGGGGCGCGCCTGCCCACCGAGGCCGAGTGGGAGGTGGCCGCCCGCCACTTCGGGGTCACGCCCGCCGGCGGCAACTGGCTCGAAACCGGCCACTTCGACCCCCTACCCCTCCCCGCCGATGCCGACCCCACCCAGTGCCACCAGCTGCTGGGCGACTGCTGGGAATGGACCTACTCGGCCTACCATCCCTACCCCGGCTACCAGCGCGCGGCCGGCGCGCTGGGCGAGTACAACGGCAAATTTATGGTTAACCAACTCGTGCTGCGCGGCGGCTCGTGCGCCACGCCTGAGAGCCACATTCGGCTCAGCTACCGCAATTTTTTTCACGCTGATAAGCGCTGGCAATTTACCGGGTTGCGGCTGGCGCGGTAA
- the argS gene encoding arginine--tRNA ligase — protein MQQLEQTLLTALQAAAQAVFGQEIPAASLVLQPTRKDFAGSFTLVTFPLTKAFGKGPEAIGQGLGEWLTAHAPAVRGFNVVKGFLNLEIADAEWLKLFGELVAQPAGAPVPFDGPRNVVVEYSSPNTNKPLHLGHLRNNFLGYSVAEILKATGATVSKVNLVNDRGIHICKSMLGYQRFGHGETPQSAGIKGDHLVGKYYVLFEKHYREEVRQLEAEGVAADIAKRQAPLMLDAQQMLQQWEADDAEVVALWRQMNGWVYEGHNATYEAIGVDFDKFYYESGTYLLGKKRVAEGLSKGAFSTKENGSVWVDLQAEGLDEKLLLRGDGTSVYITQDLGTAELKYEDFGYDSSIYVIADEQNYHMQVLQATLRKLGKPYAAAIHHLSYGMVDLPTGKMKTREGTVVDADELVREVEEAAEAATLEKGKTEGLSDEELQQLYHTLGLGALKYYLLKVDPKKRMLFNPAESVRLEGDTGPFIQYSYARIASIRRKVLAQGVEETTDFSSLTELQPTEQELIQQLAGYAGVVAEAARALSPAVVAQYAYDVAKSYNRFYTEVPIFAETDPLKKAFRVALSAKTAETLKTILGLLGIDVPERM, from the coding sequence GTGCAACAGCTAGAACAAACCCTCCTCACTGCCCTGCAAGCGGCCGCCCAGGCCGTATTCGGGCAGGAAATCCCCGCCGCCAGCCTCGTGCTGCAGCCCACGCGCAAAGACTTTGCGGGCAGCTTTACCCTCGTCACGTTTCCGCTCACCAAAGCCTTCGGCAAAGGCCCCGAGGCCATCGGTCAGGGCCTGGGCGAGTGGCTGACGGCCCACGCGCCCGCCGTGCGCGGCTTCAACGTGGTGAAAGGCTTCCTGAACCTCGAAATTGCCGATGCCGAGTGGCTGAAGCTCTTTGGCGAGCTGGTCGCGCAGCCGGCCGGCGCGCCCGTGCCCTTCGACGGCCCCCGCAACGTGGTAGTGGAGTACTCTTCGCCCAATACCAACAAGCCCCTGCACCTGGGCCATTTACGCAATAACTTCCTGGGTTACAGCGTGGCTGAGATTCTGAAAGCCACCGGCGCTACGGTTTCCAAAGTGAATCTGGTAAACGACCGTGGTATCCATATCTGCAAGTCGATGTTAGGCTACCAGCGCTTTGGCCACGGAGAAACGCCGCAGAGCGCGGGCATTAAGGGCGACCACCTGGTGGGCAAGTACTACGTGCTCTTCGAGAAGCACTACCGCGAGGAAGTGCGGCAGCTAGAGGCTGAAGGCGTAGCCGCTGACATCGCCAAGCGCCAAGCCCCACTGATGCTGGATGCTCAGCAGATGCTGCAACAGTGGGAAGCCGACGACGCGGAGGTAGTGGCTCTTTGGCGGCAGATGAACGGCTGGGTGTACGAAGGTCACAATGCGACTTATGAGGCTATTGGCGTTGATTTTGACAAGTTCTACTACGAGTCAGGTACCTACTTGTTAGGCAAGAAGCGGGTAGCGGAAGGTCTAAGCAAAGGTGCATTCTCTACGAAGGAGAATGGCTCGGTTTGGGTTGATTTACAGGCTGAAGGCCTCGACGAAAAATTGCTGCTGCGCGGCGATGGTACCAGCGTATACATCACGCAGGACCTGGGCACGGCCGAGTTGAAGTACGAGGATTTTGGCTACGACAGCAGCATCTACGTCATCGCCGACGAGCAGAACTACCACATGCAGGTGCTGCAAGCCACCCTGCGCAAGCTGGGCAAGCCCTACGCCGCCGCCATCCACCACCTCAGCTACGGCATGGTGGACCTGCCTACTGGTAAAATGAAAACCCGCGAAGGCACCGTGGTCGATGCCGACGAGCTGGTGCGGGAAGTAGAAGAAGCCGCGGAGGCTGCCACCCTCGAAAAAGGCAAAACCGAGGGCCTCAGCGACGAGGAATTGCAGCAGCTTTATCACACCCTGGGCCTGGGCGCGCTCAAATACTACCTGCTGAAAGTGGACCCCAAGAAGCGGATGCTCTTCAACCCCGCCGAGTCGGTGCGGCTCGAAGGCGACACCGGGCCATTCATTCAGTATTCTTACGCCCGCATCGCCTCCATCCGGCGCAAGGTGCTGGCGCAGGGGGTAGAAGAAACCACCGATTTCAGCTCGCTCACCGAGCTGCAACCCACGGAGCAAGAGCTAATTCAGCAGCTGGCCGGCTACGCAGGGGTAGTAGCCGAAGCCGCCCGCGCGCTCTCGCCCGCCGTGGTGGCGCAGTATGCCTACGACGTGGCCAAAAGCTACAACCGCTTCTACACCGAAGTACCCATTTTCGCTGAAACCGACCCGCTGAAGAAAGCCTTCCGCGTGGCCCTTTCGGCTAAAACGGCCGAAACCCTTAAAACTATTCTCGGCCTGCTCGGCATTGACGTGCCTGAGCGCATGTAG
- a CDS encoding alpha/beta hydrolase family protein has translation MPTPRFSALPLLWIFALLLAVPACKSNSPGPGPAAPTPPTETVLTGSTLIGEYSAATLGARVPAVPVAAALARYPVRVYRLTYHTSTPAGQQTTASGAVLVPVAPSPLPVLSYQHGTLLPGSEGQAPSYYAAGSDVWSVVSVLAASGYVVAAPDYLGYGASKALPHPYEHAASLASAAADMLRATREFCQQQAISVNQKNFLLGYSEGGYATMALHKLLEAKYAATLPVTASAPGAGAYHKTAFARYILNATQPLSFLSTYVWVLRTYDRVYALNRPYSFYYQEPYATQLQADPFGAVPGRADQLFAASFRQAVLTNSDAALNDALADNDIYDWKPAAPLALFHGTADDYVPFFNSQDAYDAMQKRGATQVELHPIPGGDHFSSATAYTLGAYAFISKY, from the coding sequence GTGCCTACCCCCCGTTTTTCTGCCTTACCTCTGCTCTGGATTTTCGCGCTCTTGCTGGCCGTGCCGGCTTGCAAAAGCAACTCGCCCGGCCCCGGCCCGGCAGCCCCTACCCCCCCCACCGAGACGGTACTCACGGGTAGCACGCTCATCGGCGAGTACAGCGCCGCCACGCTGGGGGCGCGGGTGCCGGCGGTGCCAGTAGCGGCGGCGCTGGCGCGCTATCCGGTGCGGGTGTACCGCCTCACCTACCATACCAGCACGCCCGCGGGCCAGCAAACTACCGCCTCGGGCGCGGTGCTGGTGCCGGTGGCCCCGAGTCCGCTGCCGGTGCTCAGCTACCAGCACGGCACGCTGCTGCCCGGCAGCGAGGGCCAGGCTCCGTCGTATTACGCCGCGGGCAGCGACGTGTGGTCGGTGGTGTCGGTGCTGGCCGCTTCAGGCTACGTGGTGGCGGCCCCCGACTACCTGGGCTACGGGGCCAGCAAGGCCCTACCCCACCCCTACGAGCACGCCGCCTCGCTGGCCTCGGCTGCGGCCGATATGCTGCGGGCCACCCGCGAATTCTGCCAGCAGCAGGCCATCAGCGTTAACCAGAAAAACTTCCTGCTTGGCTACTCGGAGGGCGGCTACGCCACGATGGCCTTGCACAAATTATTGGAAGCGAAATACGCCGCTACCCTGCCCGTGACGGCCAGCGCGCCGGGCGCGGGGGCGTACCACAAAACGGCCTTCGCCCGCTATATTTTGAACGCGACCCAGCCGCTCAGTTTCCTCAGTACCTACGTGTGGGTGCTGCGCACCTACGACCGAGTGTACGCCCTGAACCGGCCGTATTCCTTCTATTACCAGGAGCCCTACGCCACCCAGCTGCAAGCCGACCCCTTCGGCGCGGTGCCCGGCCGGGCGGACCAGCTGTTTGCGGCCAGCTTCCGGCAGGCGGTGCTAACCAACTCGGACGCGGCGCTCAATGATGCACTGGCCGACAACGACATCTACGACTGGAAGCCGGCCGCGCCGCTGGCCCTCTTCCACGGCACGGCCGACGACTACGTGCCCTTTTTCAACTCGCAGGATGCCTACGACGCCATGCAAAAGCGCGGGGCCACGCAGGTCGAGCTGCACCCCATTCCGGGGGGCGACCACTTTTCGTCGGCCACGGCTTATACGCTGGGGGCGTATGCGTTTATCAGCAAGTATTAG
- a CDS encoding gliding motility-associated C-terminal domain-containing protein translates to MVIGLGWLRPEAARASHLRAGDIQARVDSVTGNPNHIFFRLTIYRNSTPGAALQDTSTIFFGDGTRQDNIPKVSETPLNGETNVIIFNFDHFYAGAGQYRVSFVGENRVAGVVNMRSSDQQTFYISSSITINPAYGRNHSPVLRAPAIDRGAVGQVFLHNPAGYDADGDSLSYHLSPSRQVQGGIAAAIHNGNTPDSVTCAGYFYPNNTSPKGVQVPYPGVPTGQAGNPAIIVQDPQTGQITWNAPSLAGTYNIAFTVEEWRRTANGFRLIGTVIRDMQIIVTATDNLPPVITVPPDLCVVAGTPVTLTVSATDGTAPGALAPSPITLFAYSGILPPATFVQTSTGTSVTGTFRWTPQCNNVSNQPYVVVFKAQDSPPASSNAPTLIDERPVRITVVGPPPQNLRAAPVPNISPLTSLLSWDPYTCQNASQLLIFRREGCYNYSPGPCNTGLPAGSGYVQVGAVPPTATTFADNNGGAGLMRGKTYSYRIYAVFPLPSGGASLVSNEACLTFTGRSARLTNVDVNTTDAITGQITVRWTQPRPNVGTFGAPLGYRLGRAVAGSAAFTPVATITTLADTVYVDRNLNTAANQYTYQLTFFNTDNASGAPVEQAETAPTASSVRTSLVPDGLGSRVAVSWAYSVPWDNTKQPATIYRQDPGSTTFAAIGTAPTGAAGGTYTDADPKLQRGQQYCYYVLTNGQYPDVSFLTNLLNNSQQACTVLQAVPCTPVLSLRPPNCDSLANLPTYPADNQRYQNDLRWTVGNAPTGCSVAAAYYRILRSSSQTGIYVAIDSTTSLTYADRFLLKSAYCYQVQAVSAQGIRSALSNSACQDECAFFLLPNIFTPNGDGKNDVFRPKTASTILRTRIQIFNRWGRKVYESDQDPYINWTGAATGDGNTSGLVSNGIYYYLAEVQFADAANTKRSYKGWVEIVR, encoded by the coding sequence TTGGTCATAGGTTTGGGCTGGCTGCGGCCCGAGGCGGCGCGGGCCTCGCACCTGCGGGCCGGCGACATTCAGGCCAGGGTAGACAGCGTGACGGGCAACCCGAACCACATTTTTTTCCGGCTCACGATTTATCGTAATTCGACTCCGGGGGCGGCCCTGCAAGACACGTCGACCATCTTTTTTGGCGATGGCACGCGCCAGGATAATATTCCGAAGGTGAGCGAAACGCCGCTGAACGGGGAGACGAACGTAATCATTTTCAACTTCGACCACTTCTACGCGGGGGCCGGGCAGTACCGGGTGAGCTTCGTGGGCGAAAACCGGGTGGCCGGGGTAGTGAACATGCGGTCGTCGGACCAGCAGACGTTCTACATCAGCTCCAGCATCACTATTAACCCGGCCTACGGGCGCAACCACTCGCCGGTGCTACGCGCTCCGGCCATCGACCGTGGGGCCGTTGGGCAGGTGTTTTTGCACAACCCGGCCGGCTACGATGCCGACGGCGACTCGCTCTCCTACCACCTCAGCCCCAGCCGCCAGGTGCAGGGCGGCATTGCCGCGGCCATACACAACGGCAACACGCCCGACTCGGTGACCTGCGCGGGCTATTTCTACCCCAATAATACTTCGCCCAAGGGCGTGCAGGTGCCCTACCCCGGCGTGCCGACCGGCCAGGCCGGCAACCCGGCCATCATCGTGCAAGACCCCCAAACCGGCCAGATTACCTGGAACGCGCCCAGCCTGGCCGGCACCTACAACATCGCCTTCACGGTGGAGGAATGGCGACGCACGGCCAACGGCTTCCGCCTGATTGGCACCGTTATCCGGGACATGCAGATTATCGTGACGGCCACCGATAACTTACCGCCGGTTATCACGGTGCCGCCCGACCTGTGCGTGGTGGCGGGCACGCCCGTCACGCTCACCGTGTCGGCCACCGACGGCACGGCCCCCGGCGCGCTGGCCCCGAGCCCCATTACGCTATTTGCCTACAGCGGCATTTTGCCGCCGGCCACGTTCGTCCAGACTTCCACGGGAACCTCCGTGACGGGTACTTTCCGCTGGACGCCCCAGTGCAACAACGTTTCCAACCAGCCCTACGTGGTGGTGTTTAAGGCCCAGGACAGCCCGCCCGCCAGCAGCAACGCGCCGACGCTGATTGACGAGCGGCCGGTGCGCATTACGGTGGTGGGGCCGCCGCCCCAGAACCTGCGCGCTGCGCCCGTGCCCAACATCAGCCCCCTCACCAGCCTGCTGAGCTGGGACCCCTACACCTGCCAGAACGCCAGCCAGCTGCTGATTTTTCGGCGCGAAGGGTGCTACAACTACTCGCCCGGCCCCTGCAACACGGGCCTGCCCGCGGGCTCGGGCTACGTGCAGGTGGGCGCGGTGCCGCCCACCGCCACCACCTTTGCCGACAACAACGGCGGGGCCGGTCTGATGCGGGGTAAAACGTACAGCTACCGCATCTATGCGGTGTTTCCGCTGCCTTCGGGCGGAGCCAGCCTCGTCTCGAACGAGGCGTGCCTGACCTTTACTGGCCGCTCGGCGCGGCTCACCAACGTGGACGTGAACACGACCGACGCTATCACCGGCCAGATTACGGTGCGCTGGACCCAGCCGCGGCCCAATGTCGGCACGTTTGGGGCACCGCTGGGCTACCGCCTGGGCCGGGCAGTGGCCGGCTCGGCGGCCTTCACGCCGGTGGCTACCATTACTACCCTGGCCGATACCGTGTACGTGGACCGCAACCTGAACACGGCGGCCAACCAGTACACCTACCAGCTCACGTTCTTCAACACCGACAATGCCAGCGGCGCGCCCGTGGAGCAGGCCGAAACCGCGCCCACCGCCAGCAGCGTGCGCACCAGCCTGGTGCCCGACGGCCTGGGCAGCCGCGTGGCCGTGAGCTGGGCCTACTCCGTGCCCTGGGACAATACCAAGCAGCCGGCCACCATTTACCGCCAAGACCCCGGCAGCACCACGTTTGCGGCCATCGGCACGGCCCCCACCGGCGCGGCCGGCGGCACCTACACTGATGCCGACCCCAAGCTTCAGCGCGGCCAGCAGTATTGCTACTACGTGCTCACCAATGGCCAGTACCCGGACGTTAGTTTTTTGACTAACCTGCTGAACAACAGCCAGCAAGCCTGCACCGTGCTACAAGCTGTGCCTTGTACGCCGGTGCTCAGCCTACGCCCTCCCAACTGCGATAGCCTGGCCAACCTGCCCACCTACCCCGCCGACAACCAGCGCTACCAGAACGACCTGCGCTGGACCGTAGGCAACGCGCCCACCGGGTGCAGCGTGGCCGCGGCCTACTACCGCATCCTGCGCAGCAGCTCCCAAACCGGCATCTACGTGGCCATCGACTCCACTACCAGCCTCACTTACGCCGACCGGTTTTTGCTGAAATCGGCCTACTGCTACCAGGTACAGGCGGTGAGCGCCCAGGGCATCCGCAGCGCGCTCAGCAACTCGGCCTGCCAGGATGAGTGCGCGTTCTTCCTGCTACCCAACATCTTCACGCCCAACGGCGACGGCAAAAACGACGTGTTCCGGCCCAAAACGGCCAGTACCATCCTGCGCACCCGCATCCAGATTTTCAACCGCTGGGGCCGCAAGGTGTACGAGAGCGACCAGGACCCCTACATAAACTGGACCGGCGCGGCCACCGGCGACGGCAACACCAGCGGCCTGGTTTCCAACGGCATCTACTACTACCTGGCCGAAGTACAGTTTGCCGACGCGGCCAACACCAAGCGCAGCTATAAGGGGTGGGTAGAGATTGTGCGATAA
- a CDS encoding arginase, translated as MKRIKLIEVRSELGAGTRGASMGPDALRVACLNQGSDYFRRYNAVVTSDLNHVLFDKTPFRFAKHIDAIYTVQKGIASAVEQTLRFGEFPLVLAGDHSSANATIAGIKAAYPHKTLGVIWIDAHADIHSPYTTPSGNVHGMPLAASLGEDNRPCQRNEPDADTEFFWRRLQNLAEPGPKLRPEHLVYVAVRDTEAEEEALIELLNIKWIKLPEIQVKGSRQLSREIYEHLRFCDMVYISFDVDSLDSEFSKGTGTPVEKGLFLSEAENLCQDLLENDRAVCFEMVEINPTLDNENTMANNAFIILEKATAAIEKRLRLDEVVSR; from the coding sequence ATGAAACGCATTAAGCTCATTGAAGTCCGCTCCGAACTCGGGGCCGGCACCCGCGGGGCCAGCATGGGGCCCGATGCCCTGCGCGTGGCCTGCCTAAACCAGGGCTCCGACTACTTCCGGCGTTACAATGCCGTGGTGACGTCGGACTTGAACCACGTGCTGTTCGATAAAACGCCCTTCCGCTTCGCCAAGCACATCGACGCGATTTACACCGTGCAGAAGGGTATTGCCAGCGCCGTGGAGCAGACGCTGCGCTTCGGCGAGTTTCCGTTGGTGCTGGCCGGCGACCACAGCAGCGCCAACGCCACCATTGCCGGCATTAAGGCGGCCTACCCCCACAAAACGCTGGGGGTCATCTGGATAGATGCGCACGCCGACATCCACTCGCCCTACACCACGCCCAGCGGCAACGTGCACGGCATGCCGCTGGCCGCGTCGTTGGGCGAGGATAACCGGCCCTGCCAGCGCAACGAGCCCGATGCCGACACCGAGTTTTTCTGGCGGCGGCTCCAGAACCTGGCCGAGCCCGGCCCCAAGCTGCGCCCCGAGCACCTCGTGTACGTGGCCGTGCGCGACACCGAAGCCGAGGAAGAGGCGCTCATCGAGCTCCTGAATATCAAGTGGATAAAGCTGCCCGAAATTCAAGTCAAAGGCTCGCGCCAGCTCAGCCGCGAGATTTACGAGCACCTGCGCTTCTGCGATATGGTGTATATCTCCTTCGACGTGGATAGCCTCGATTCGGAGTTCAGTAAGGGCACCGGCACGCCGGTAGAAAAGGGCCTGTTTTTATCAGAAGCCGAAAACCTGTGCCAGGACCTGCTGGAAAACGACCGCGCCGTGTGCTTCGAGATGGTCGAAATTAACCCGACCCTCGACAACGAGAATACGATGGCGAACAACGCCTTTATTATTCTGGAAAAAGCCACCGCCGCCATCGAAAAGCGGCTGCGGCTGGATGAGGTAGTGAGCCGATGA
- a CDS encoding arginine decarboxylase, translating to MDTYQDLITQTFDFPNADFQVRENELFFHDIDLMALVQKHGTPLRLTYLPKISSQIQRAKKWFADGIIETGYQGSYSYAYCTKSSHFRFVLEEALKNDVHLETSSWFDISIIRSLFEQGKLDKQKYIICNGFKNEEYKRDISALLNDGFVNCLPILDSPNEIDYYAAHVNAGTKVKMGLRLASDEEPRFQFYTSRLGVRYADAVPLYEENIQNDPRFELTMLHYFISSGIKDTSYYWTELSRFIHKYCELRKLCPTLQTIDIGGGLPIQTSIQLEYDYPYMIAEILRTIQRICAEEGVPEPNIFTEFGIFTVGESGATIYSILDEKLQNDKELWYMIDGSFITNLPDTWALNQRFIMLALNGWNRPYRKIQLGGLTCDSQDYYNSEKHIYQTFLPQLQPARHQPATDEPIYVGFFHTGAYQESLSGYGGIKHCLIPAPKHVILDRAPNGTLTDTVFAPKQEAASMLKILGYTE from the coding sequence ATGGACACCTATCAGGACCTGATTACCCAAACCTTCGATTTTCCAAACGCCGATTTTCAGGTGCGCGAAAATGAGCTATTCTTCCACGACATTGACCTGATGGCCCTGGTGCAGAAGCACGGCACCCCACTGCGCCTCACGTACTTACCCAAAATCAGCTCCCAGATTCAGCGGGCTAAAAAGTGGTTTGCCGATGGCATTATCGAAACGGGCTACCAGGGCTCATATTCCTACGCCTACTGCACCAAGTCGTCGCACTTCCGCTTTGTGCTGGAGGAGGCGCTCAAGAACGACGTGCACTTGGAAACGTCCAGCTGGTTCGATATCAGCATCATCCGCTCGCTGTTTGAGCAGGGTAAGCTCGATAAGCAGAAGTATATTATCTGCAACGGCTTCAAGAACGAGGAGTACAAGCGCGACATTTCGGCGCTGCTCAACGATGGGTTCGTGAACTGCCTACCCATCCTGGATTCGCCCAACGAGATTGACTACTACGCCGCGCACGTCAACGCCGGCACCAAGGTCAAGATGGGCCTGCGCCTGGCTTCCGATGAGGAGCCGCGCTTCCAGTTCTACACCTCGCGCCTGGGCGTGCGCTACGCCGATGCGGTGCCGCTATACGAGGAAAATATCCAGAACGACCCGCGCTTTGAGCTCACCATGCTGCATTATTTCATCAGCAGCGGCATCAAGGACACGTCGTATTACTGGACCGAGCTATCGCGCTTCATCCACAAATACTGCGAGCTGCGCAAGCTTTGCCCTACCCTCCAGACAATTGACATCGGCGGCGGGCTGCCCATTCAGACCAGCATTCAGCTCGAATACGACTATCCGTACATGATTGCTGAGATTCTGCGCACCATCCAGCGCATTTGCGCCGAGGAGGGCGTGCCGGAGCCTAATATCTTCACCGAGTTCGGCATCTTCACGGTGGGCGAGAGCGGGGCCACGATTTACTCCATTCTGGATGAGAAGTTACAGAACGACAAGGAGTTATGGTACATGATTGATGGCTCCTTCATCACTAATCTACCCGACACCTGGGCCCTGAACCAGCGCTTCATCATGCTGGCCCTCAATGGCTGGAACCGGCCCTACCGCAAAATCCAGCTCGGCGGCCTCACCTGCGACTCGCAGGATTACTATAACTCCGAGAAGCACATCTACCAGACGTTCCTGCCGCAGCTGCAACCCGCTCGCCACCAGCCCGCTACCGACGAGCCCATCTACGTGGGCTTCTTCCACACCGGCGCTTACCAGGAAAGCCTGAGCGGCTACGGCGGCATCAAGCACTGCCTCATTCCCGCACCCAAACACGTCATCTTGGACCGCGCCCCCAACGGCACCCTCACCGACACCGTGTTCGCGCCCAAGCAGGAGGCGGCCAGCATGCTAAAAATCCTGGGCTATACGGAATAG